The Citrus sinensis cultivar Valencia sweet orange chromosome 4, DVS_A1.0, whole genome shotgun sequence DNA segment TCATAACAATTAcgaaaataatatttgcatCAGGTCAAACTCCAAAATTCAAAACGCAACATTTCACTAAAGCCAAAGTAAAAAATAGTATCGTTTAGTTTGCCAAATATGTCCCTTCTCCTTCGTTGATCGAGCTGCAACCTAGCCAAATATTTCCCCTTTCCATCGTCGATCAAGCTCCAGCCATAATTATTCGCAATCCACAACCTACGCTTGAAATTGCCATTCGCAATCCACAACTCACATCCACCTTCTTCTTGATTCGTTTTCTCGTTAAGGTATAAACGTTTTGCTCATcttggattttgtttttcttttcttaattagtTGAAGAAACTAGtgtgatttattatgtatAGTATGTCATCTAATCTCGGTAatttgggaattttttttttcttttactttggGTTTTTATGAGTTGTAATTGACTTCTTTGAATAATTtcccattttttgttttgttaaaaattcTTTACGAGCAGTtgttttgattcatttattgtGTTAGATGTTTGATAATGTGAAAAATCACAATGTGAATCTAGATAATACAAATGACGGCAAAGGAAGAAAAGGATTGATGTAGGTTGAGGTATGGATTTCGACAACAACAATAGAATACACTTCTAGTTGATCTTGTAGTTGTTTGTGGCGTCAAAGTATGTTGTAGTTGTTTATATATgtcctttaaaatttttgtttcaaagtaTCTGGAGTTTGATGTAGGGAGTTAACATTGGTATTTTTGTTTAGAAATACTTGGTTAGTGTCCTTACGGCAACAAATTCCTTTGTAAATCATAATTGTCACGATCTCTTTTAAAGTTTACTTTGTAAATCATAGTTGTTTAAAGTTTACTTATCCTTTGCTAGTAAAACCACACAATATATTTGTGCTCCCGTTATTGTTACTGGATTAGGTAACGACTATATTGTAGTGCATTCATTTCTTTAACTGGATTAGGTAGCAACTGTATTGTTGTAGCTGTTCCATGATCATTCATTTCTGCAGTCAGCAGCTACTCACAATGGTAGTAATTTTTCGGTCATTTTCGTTCACCTTACCTcgataaaaagtaattttaggTTATAGTTCAGTATCAGTGCCATGGTTAAGGGATTTTGTATTCCTTTAAATTCCAATCCTTTACTGGATATAAAGTATACATTTTAAGAGGCCACTGTTAATAACAAAGCAACAATGTTATTAACTAAGCATACCGATCAAAGTTTTGTCCAGCAGCCTTAAACTAATTTTCAAGTATTGATTACTACTTTTAGGTGTAGGTATGAAAATTTGAGAAAGTTGAAAAGATTTGGTCTAGTTGGTGTTGAGATAAGCTAAGGTAAACAACTTTAAAATGAATTGAGGTCATTGTAACTGTtttagttcataatttttttttagtgctATGGAATGATTGACATTGGACTGGACTCAcatataaacttatttataaattgaattagGTAGTGTTGTAGAATGATTGACATTGGATTGGACTCACATATGAACTTATTTGTAAACTAAATTAGGCTGCTTTTGATGAATATAATGCTgacattcaatttttttttaacagtttCAATAGTCTATTAATCATAATGTGATCTAACACAAGTGAGAATTGAAACTCATTGCAAATATGCAAAGGACCCGATGATCAGATGGAGTTGTTAATGTTAAACAATCAGAAtcgtaaattttgaatttgtagAGGATGTAAGAACTTTCAATGAGCAGAAGACCGTAAACTTAgcgaaaagaaaattgatttgttaGTAGAGGAGCTTAGGAAGTTGGCATTGAATATTAAGTGTTTGTCtgttaaatttcaattattgcaTAAAGAACTTAAGTATATGCGAGAATGTGAATGTGCAGAGGCGATTATTGGATGACAAACTTCAAAAAAGACAGACACCAcgatatgattttattaaaatactcatGATTGTTGTGTTATGTTTTCTATtcaagtattatttttaagttgtttCAATCTGTACTATGTTACTGGAAAAGACTTGTAAACATATGTAATAGCATTTTCTGTGAAATATAAGTTTTTGAGTCGTTTGACTTAATGTTGGAAGAATTCTGCTTTGATGTTGGAAGAATGTTGTGGCAcctaaatataatttcattaagcCCACAAGTTGAAAGATGCAAATGACTAAACaacaatataaatacaaattgcatttatatatgtaaattaatTGCATTCAACAACtaacaaaaccaaaataatacataaaaacaCAACACAAGTTAACTTTGTTGATTCCTCAAGCCATCTTCAATGGACTTTGATCATATGCTTCGTTCATTAGTTGAAAACTCCCTCCGATTGGTATCTTGGAAATTTTGTTGTGGTAATTGTTGGAAGTTTACATGATGAACTCCGCCGTAATTTATTCAAGACTGATagtaaggggaaaaaaattcatgttCTAGGAGTGCATGTTGTGCTAGTTGTtgtacaacaaaaaaaaataaaaataaaagcgAATTATCAAATATATGACAATGAATGGAAAtggcaaattaaaaaatattataatagcCATATTGCTCTCTTGTGTTGGGATTGTAGTGTCCACTTGAGAAGATAAATCATTTACTCTGAATCCTATGAAAGTAATCAAGACACATTTAaagtacatacatacatacatacatacatacatacatacatatacatacatacatacatatatatatatatatatataattaattaattaatttaaaatgaaggtattaaaggaaattaaattactttgatGTAATAGAATTAACTCTACAGTTGTGCTTTTCGAAGCATtgtttaacttttgttttggcTTTTTAAAGTGCCTTTGCTTTTTTTGACAAGATGGACAACATTTATGACGAGTTACTACTGAATCCCGTATGATTTTGGGATAAATTTCCAACCCACAAATAGTTGTATCGTCACTGTCACATCAAATATTCAGAGAGAGATCCTTCATTACTGTCTCGATCTAacctataatatttttatggctttctttattttttgaagtcACCCCAGCAACATCATAAAAAGTAGTGCACTCATCTTTATATCGCTGATGTTCAATGCTCGAACTCCTTACATCATAATTGACTTTGACTTTATTATAACATCTCCGCACatctttctttcatcttcGTAAGATATACTTTTCGAGAAGTAATTGTATACGGTTATGTGACAACGCTGCAATTGCGTATCTACAAAGAATGtctttatatattcaaatattaaacacACACAATGAATTTcaccctcattttttttaagataactTTAAAAGTCTTTTCTTTactcatttcatcatttacAATGACTTCATATTCTGATCCCCCATAATTGAAAACCTCATAATACATCTTATTCGTTAGCTCTTATTGAAATTcttaaaacttgaaaataatgTACACTTCTTCAACTTGCTTCTCTATTGCAAAACTAGTGCGACATGACATCTGTTAGCTAAAACTTCTAGCATCTGCTTGCCgttctttcttaattttactttccattactttctcatatttctccaaaaattgCTTCAATATTGTTTTTGAGTTAGCATACCCATCAAAGAAAAGCATTCATACTCTCATTACGTTGAGTAGTTGACATTCCAGCCCAAAATGTAGTTTtaataaaacatgaaacataacaatttctttCCTCGTATAAACCATTTAACCACTGATTATTACCAAGATCATATTTCTCTAATATGTCATGCCAAGCTTccttaaattcaataagagttTGTGAATTATAAATAACAGAATGCAATGAAACTCTAATGTCATGATATTCTTCATACATTCCTAACTTCTCAAGCACATTCTTTAGTATATATCACAAACACCATCAATACCTagtatttggaaaaaaaaaatctcaattgcATTTTTTATCGCTTTGTCTTGGTTTGTGAGAGGAAAGCCAGACATACATGATAGATGTGTTAAATAACCATGTAAATATCTCTGTATCCTCATGCAAAATCAACCCACATCCCAACAAAATTGAATGACCATAATGATTAACTCCCACAAAAATAGTAAATGGCATGTCATACTTGTTTGTAAGTAAGAGTGGCAATATGGGTCGAGATTCGTTATTCTATTCGATTCAATGCGAATTAAATGGtttaagtttgaaaaaattgattcatttaataaataggtgaattcgattcgattcactaattaaacaaatagaaTCTGGGTTTGAAGATTTTGATTCGTATATTCGTTTAggattcgtttaataaacgaGTCATAAACGAATCAAATACAGGTCGATTCGTTTAAAATTCGTTtacttaaattacttttttccCTTAAATTTATTCGAAATTTTTTACTTAGTTGCAAAATTCATCTCAATAATTTCTTCACAATTTCTCAACCGGCAGCCACCATCTCACGTAAATCACACCTGCACAATAAGCtccaattcttcttcttctttttttcttttttttaagttttgcaTTCCGCAAGTGCTACATTTTGGGTTTCTCTTTTATTCATCTTGTTTTGGGTTTGTCTTTTGAGGATCCATTGATTAatggatgagaaaaataataaataataaaagaaatatatgttgtaAACCATAcatgattaataatttacataaagttgcataatctttaaaaatacaaacacAGGCCGGATAGTAATTCAATTGTAACACTGCGCTAGCATCAGTGCTagctttttcatttcttgctcatattcttcaattatattactcttaaaattttaaaaaaataatcattaattaattttaatatatatatataagatcttttattcttcaataaataaataattaatacacacacacacacatgatcttttattatttaagttaaattgttaattcaTCTtcctaaataattttcaattattttttttcagaagAATGGACACAAGCCAAAGTAATTCAGCCTACacaattaatgattttagtgttggaaatgatgatttaaatgACATGATCGAAATAGAAGAAGAGATTGAAAAATGTTTAAGGCTAGCGAAACAAAAGGCACCACGACAAAAGAAACTAACTTCAAAAGTTTGGTCATTGTTCCGTAAGGTTCTGAGGGATAAGTATCCAGACAACAAGCCTAAAGCGGTGTGCAAAAATTGTTGCATTGAGTATGTGGCTGTCTGCAATTCTGGAATGGGTAATTTGAAAAACATTATGAAACTtgtgcaaaattttaaaagcatgATCTTGCACAAATGATGCTAGATTGTAGTGATGGACTGTCAACTCGTGTTCCCAAATTTGAAGTTCACATGTTTCGTGAATTATTGTCTTATGCCATTATTATGCatgatttgttattttaatttgttgaatatgagggaattaaaagaatttggaattatttttgtgatGAAGTGCCCAACATCTGTAGAAACACTGCGAAAGCAAATATGTTAAATATGCAtaataaggaaaaaacaaaaattggaaGTATACAGAAGAAGTTCCTGGTAGACTATGTTTTACTACTGATTTATAAACTTCTATAACTACAGATGATTATTTGTGTGTCACTACATATTTCATTGATAAGAGATGGagtttacagaaaaaaaattgttgaatttttgtGAAATGCCAACTCTATACACTGGGGTTGCTTTGGCTGAAAAAATATTGTCATTGTTGTGTGAATGGGGTAttgagaaaatgattttttcatTGACTGTAGACAATGCTTCAAGTAATGATGTTTGTGTTGTAATGTTAAAAGTTCAATTGAGATAAATGAATGCTTTGGTGTGTAATGGGGATTTCTTTCATATTCGATGTTGTgttcatattattaatttgattgttcaaTAAGGATTGACagaaattgagaaagaaatagaaaaagccCATGAGAGTGTGAAATATGTCAAAGGGTCAcaaatgagaaaattaaattcttagaGAGTGTTAAGCAAGTATCTCTAGATGACAAGAAATGATTAAGACAAGATGTTCCTATAAGATGGAATTCAACTTTTCTCATGCTTGATAGTATTGtgtattacaaaaatgctttCTGTCCTTTACAATtgagtaattttaattacagtAATTGTCATTCTGAAGAAGAATAGAGGAAAACAGAAAATATTGGCAAATAATTGTCTATGTTTTATAAGATCACATGCATTTTTTCTGAGTCGAAATATCCCActtcaaatttgtattttcttaaGATGTTTGCGGCTAATGTTGCTTCGGATTAATTATTGTATAGCGAGGGTGTGTACATGAAAACTATGGCACAGAAAATgatcaaaaaatttgagaagtattgatatgatttttatatcattttggCAATAGAGGTCATCTTGGATCCTCGATACAAGATGTTATTCATTGAGTTTGCTTATAACAAGGCTTATAGTCAAAATTCGAAGGAGTTAAAACATGCTTGAGATAAgttgttttaagtttttggtGAGTATAATTTGATCACACCACCTTCCTCCACTACATCCATACTCACTCAAATAAGTGATATTGGTTCAAGTGCGAGACATAATGACAATAGTTAGATTACACTTAACCAAAGAACGATGGATAAATTCAAagtatatttacaattttcttatttttttcattataaaaacttattatttCCAAACttgttttggattttgactatttttttttcttaatcattTTGTAGgagtttgattattttgatagCATGGATTGTAGTGCTTATGTTAGAAAATCTAAATTGGAGCTTTATTTGGATGAGTTAAGAATTGATATAAAAGATTGATTTGaacattttaagttttttgaaaggaaatcGATTTTGTTATCCTAACCTTTCTTCCATGGCTAGTGATATCTTGAGCATTCCTATATCCACTGTTGCATCTAAATCAGCTTTTGCTGTTGGTGGTTGAGTTCTTGATCAATTTCAAAGTGTATTAAAGCCAGAAACAATCCAAGCAATTATTACTACTAGAGATTGGATGTTTGGAGAGATTGGTAAAACTTGCtcataaaatttatctatttttcttttataatattatatgcaattatttctaattaagatttatttttataaaattattgtagaaaattttgatgttaCTGTGGACCGACTTAAAACATTATGAACATGAAAACTAATTGTGCTCCATCTGCAAAGAGTGTCAATGATCCAAAAGACAATGTGTGAGCGTGATAGGTAAATCTttatcttgtttatttttattggctttgtagatttaatttttgtttccttaACAATACTACAAATTTGCtatataattgatattttgaaattttataatgacTATTATTAGTGTTGCAACATGttaatgtcatttttatttactttttggtgtaggatttttgttttcaaggtgacaaagacaaaatgaagagaattaaagaaattaccttactttataatttgaatttgaattattgttatttgtattattaggAATTTATAATTTGGTATTTGGATGAGTGTATATTTAATCCTAGAATATGGTTTGGGTTTTTTGTATTTTGCTGtagaatattaaatttttggtttttttatatttatttttcttaattttgtttattaattatatttttctaaatgaatTGTAAACGAATCTTAATTTGATTCGATTTGTTATGGATTCGTAATaggataaacaaataataaacgaATTCGGATTCGGATTCGATTTGagtcatttattaattctactaaatgaattaaataaattgaattgaatattcgtttaataaacaaatcgaACCCGAATACTGagatttcaattcatttaattaacgaATTGAATCCGAATCAGCAGAATTTTGACCCAATTCATTTACGATTCTATTCATTTATTCGTTTTGCCACTTTTATTTGTAAGGTACGTGGTGTCAAATGTTACTATATCTCAAAAGTCTTTATATGTTTCCATGTTCTCTGGATCTGTccaaaatacatttttaaccAAACATCCTCATCAAGTCAAGACTAAAGAAAAACCCATCATTTTCTGtttgtattttcttaaaatatctttGCATTACAGCAGCATCCCCTTTCTCTGAGCCTTAATCGCCTCATCTTGTCAACATGATTTCTagcatctttttctaaaaatgaGATATTTTCAAAGCCACCGGCCTCAATAACAATCAACTTGAAACTTTGAGCCATTTTAATTCCCacttcttcatttatttcaagCTGTTTTTTAACAAAAGGACTAATAGTATGGTTGCATCGATAATACTTACTCTTGCTACGACTCACGGCATGATTGTGTTCAAGGTACAAATTTCCAATTATCCACTTTCCACTAACAAAATCCAAACGCCTTCTAATTTTAGCATTGCATCCAATTTTTTGGTTGGGTTGAAGCCGCAAAATATGATTAGACTTGATTTTTGACTTGCTGTTTCACTCAAGTAAATGTCACATATCTCAGACTCACATCATCCGCTTTTCTACAATATCTCCACATCACTAAAAAACCCCTCTTGTAGGCCATAAGCTTTGTAACATTTAAACATTTCATCCGAACTATTAAAACACATTCCAACCTTAGGCTTAGGAACTTTTTCCAACAATTCCTTCACTTCATCAACGTCCTCGACTTGCTCCAAATTATCCATTAActattgtaaattaaaacaattcaatatattactaattaattatcgcaaattcattaaatttagaaacaataatatagaaacaaaatgaaagaGCTCAAGATTCAAGAAAAAGCATTACAGTATAAGGTTGGGATATCGAAACAAATGCTAAGCTTATTATTAGGCTCTGCTTATTAATCAACattcaaaatgaaatatagAAACAAATGCTCAACTTATTACCCAttatattaagttaatttaataataacaacaatattaGCCCGATTCAATTTAGATTACAGTTATAAAAAATAGTCTgctgcaaattaaaataattcaatagattattaattaattattgcaaattcattaaatttagaaacaataatatagaaacaaaatgaaacaactcaaaattcaaacaacaaaaatgaaacaactcaaaacaataatactatatatttttgtaGCCACTGTAAATGCCAACACTCATCTTTTAGGGACaatgtcaaaactcatcttttttcaaacttttgctATTGCTTTATCTAAGTCAAATCTTATAGCCTAGAAGAaagataacaatttaaattcaaGGGTTCTACAGGCCAATTCTATTGTTGGAGTTGTGTGGTGaaacgaagaagaagagaaagccGTTCGATAAGATGATGAGAGGCTTAAGCAAAATGATGTCGCTttgcttaaaattaaaacaaaaaaaattaattcacaaAATGGTCTCGTTTTAGGTAAATTTGGGGGTTTGACCAGGGGTAAATATAAGTATTGTAACAATTATCATgagtattattaatattagaaATGGTGGATTTTGGGCAAATATCAGtgttttaacaattatcatgagtattattaatattaatggtagatttttcttgtaatttagggggattttttatattttttaatttaaatcgatgtaattaacaatttattaaacatgAGGGTAGCATCAGATGAAACACAGTAATATACTAATATGGGGATAAATTTGCCCATTTAAAGCACAAAAGAGTTACAGCCGTTTGATAGCATACGATACAAAATCAAACGGTGGAAACAGACGTGCCGGACGAAACGGCGTGGATTATAGCGTATGCTGATCTCCTTCTCCTGcctaaaaccctaaaccaCGAAATCATCATTGTCAAAACGAAAAGGGAAAAAGCCCTAGAGAATACGCTGACCCAAAATCAGATCGGCATCAGGATATCTCTTTAGCTGAATCTCTCTGCCATCGTCGCCATGGTGACCACCGTTTTACCTCCACTGTCGCTACCGCCGTCAGCAGGCAGCAGAGTGAGCCCCAAAACTGTAGAAAGAGCCGTCAAGGCACTCCTGAAATGGCTAAAGTCGAATTCCCAAACGCAAAAGCCTCAACTTTTAGAGCAAGATGATTTCGTTTACCTGATACTGACCCTCAAGAAAATCCCACAAGTCTCTCGCACTAACGCTTTTAAAATCCCTCTCCCGCATTCGCTCCTCGGCAACGATAGCGACAACCCGCCGGAAATCTGCCTCATAATGGACGACCGTCCGAAGTCCAACCTCACCAAAGACGCTGTgatgaagaaaatcaagaatGACAACTTACCCATCACCAAAGTCATCAAAATTACCAAGTTAAAGACTGATTACCGCCCGTTTGAGGCCAAGAGGAAGTTGTGTGATTCGTACGATATGTTTTTGGCTGATAAGAGAGTGGTTCCGCTCTTGCCCAAGTTGTTGGGAAAGCATTTctttaagaagaagaagattccAGTGCCGGTTGATTTGAAGCACCAGAATTGGAAGGAACAGATTGAGAAGGTTTGTGGGTCTGCTTTGTTGTATTTGAGAACTGGGACTTGTAGTGTTTTGAAAGTAGGGAAGGTTTCGATGGGTGCTGAAGATATTGCGGAGAATGTGATTGCTGCGATTAATGGTGTTGCTGAGATTGTGCCTAGGAAATGGGGTAATGTTAGGTCTTTTCATTTGAAGTTGCTGGAGAGCTTGGCTTTGCCTGTTTATCAGGCGGTGCCAGATTTGAAGTTAAAGATTGAGGGAGTTAAGGAAAATGAAGGGGAGGGTCAGGATAAGGAGTCGAAGGAAAATGCCGAGGATGTAAATGATCATGGTAGCaaaaagaagttgaagaagaagaaggggaGGATTCATGAGGTCAGGTATATGGATAGTACTATTGGGGAGGTGTTGGATGAGGATGAATTGGgtagtgatgatgatggtgaggGAGATGTTGGTGAAAGTGAGGACGGTGAAGATAGTGAAGATGGCAAAATGAGTAGCGGTGATATTTTGGgtaagaagaggaagaagggGGATAAAGAGAGAGCTCAGAAGCTGCCTAAAAAGGTGGCTAAGGTGAAGAAAGATGAACTGTCTTCTAATATGAAGAATGAGGATGTGGGGaagcaaaagaaacaaaagaaagtgGGGTTGAGTTTGAAAAATGATGCGGAAAAATCTAGtggaaaggagaagaaaaaaagcatGCTTGGGAAGgtgaagaaagagaagaaaaagttgGTAGCATAATGGTTCATGGTGGCTGATTGAAGCATGGATTTGCGGAACAACTTTGCTACTCTTTGGACTTAACAAAGAATCAAGTATGGTTGTCAATTTGTCCTCCGTTAAATTTTGGTTTAAATTTCATGAGGGTTTTTACTGTCCTTTTTGTTAGTTGAAGAATATTGAAGAATGTGAAATCAGCTGATCACTTAATTGTAgaagttttgtttttctttcttcatgtttacatttgtatttttattatggtaatgttcaaaaagaaattgttccATTTCTGTTTGATACTCTGTGCTATAAGATGGAAAATAAATGTCTGTTTAAAGTTTCAAGTATCATGAGAGTCCGCATAAGATTGGGGGAAGTTCATCAATTAACAGAAACTAAAGCAAGACTCGCTAGTTAAATATGTTATTGTAGTAGTTCTTGAAAGTCATTGTCACTGCATTTGCATCTTAAGGCACTTATACAACCGAACAGGCAGCAATCTTCAGAGTTGAGATGTGGTGTAAGCTGAGTatagatttaagtttcaaaagaCATTATCTACATCGTTTATATTGGCCTCCTATTTCATGAATTGGGGCTTGTAAAATGAATCTCCAGAATTtagagagaattttttttaaaaagtctACGCAAAATGGATATTCTGCCTTTTTGTAGATTCTATATGTCCTCTAGCCTTTGTTTCATGAATTGGGACTTGTAAAACGAATCTCCAGCATTTAGACAGAAATTAAACTCCCTACCAATTGGATGCTTTTTGTTGATTCTACATATCCCTGTAGTTGAAAGTTCAGAACTGGCTATCCTGTTGCATTGGAGTTCCTTTATATTGAGAGAATTCTAGCATATAAAATGAGTTAAGCTTCTTTATGAAATGGTGATTAGATGACAGGATTCAGCTATAGAACAGGCAGGTGGCTGATATATTTAGCTCTGGATGGACATAGGAACCGTTTCTATAAACTGAGTGAAGCATGCCGGCCTaacactttcattttagtgTTGTTTCTGGTGCTGCAAAAGAGTATGAGAGTGTAAGTGAAGAATGAAAATTATGCTTCTAGGTTTAAAAAACTAtagttttgtgaaaattttaattcctaATCATACTTAACGCTCTGTGATTCTAGGTCTTGTTCTTTTTCTGAATGGAATGGTACATCAGCTAATTGATTGGGTGGTGCACAGCATCACTGACAATCAATTTCCCCTTACCAAATTTTAGAATTGCAATCTGATTTTTAAATGCTTATTAGATTGATAACAGGCCAAGTATAGACTACCTGATGGTTGATGTCTGAGTCATATCTGTTATATtctcatttgatttcttttggaCGGGGGAGCCAAATGTCATCTGGCGGTTCTGACCTAGTTTCGTCTCCTCCGTTTCTGCTCGTGGTCCAACTTAAGTGcttgagttttatttataaaattagctAAGGGTGCTTTATTCTATTGTAGACGTCAGTATTTAATTGGGTACATCATTTGTGCTGGCATATGGATAATGGATTCTACATGGAGTACTTTAATAATTGGCTATTTGGCTCTTAACTTCACCGGAGATGGCTGAGGCAAACTGACGACGTAATG contains these protein-coding regions:
- the LOC102624801 gene encoding uncharacterized protein LOC102624801 produces the protein MVTTVLPPLSLPPSAGSRVSPKTVERAVKALLKWLKSNSQTQKPQLLEQDDFVYLILTLKKIPQVSRTNAFKIPLPHSLLGNDSDNPPEICLIMDDRPKSNLTKDAVMKKIKNDNLPITKVIKITKLKTDYRPFEAKRKLCDSYDMFLADKRVVPLLPKLLGKHFFKKKKIPVPVDLKHQNWKEQIEKVCGSALLYLRTGTCSVLKVGKVSMGAEDIAENVIAAINGVAEIVPRKWGNVRSFHLKLLESLALPVYQAVPDLKLKIEGVKENEGEGQDKESKENAEDVNDHGSKKKLKKKKGRIHEVRYMDSTIGEVLDEDELGSDDDGEGDVGESEDGEDSEDGKMSSGDILGKKRKKGDKERAQKLPKKVAKVKKDELSSNMKNEDVGKQKKQKKVGLSLKNDAEKSSGKEKKKSMLGKVKKEKKKLVA